The proteins below come from a single Zea mays cultivar B73 chromosome 8, Zm-B73-REFERENCE-NAM-5.0, whole genome shotgun sequence genomic window:
- the LOC100285442 gene encoding ATP synthase beta chain (The RefSeq protein has 1 substitution compared to this genomic sequence), with translation MASRRVVSSLLRSASRLRAASPAAPRPRGAPHRPSPAGYLFNRAAAYASAAAAQAAPATPPPATGKTGGGKITDEFTGAGAIGQVCQVIGAVVDVRYDEGLPPILTALEVLDNDIRLVLEVAQHLGENMVRTIAMDGTEGLVRGQRVLNTGSPITVPVGRATLGRIINVIGEPIDEKGDITTNHFLPIHREAPAFVEQATEQQILVTGIKVVDLLAPYQRGGKIGLFGGAGVGKTVLIMELINNVAKAHGGFSVFAGVGERTREGNDLYREMIESGVIKLGDKQSESKCALVYGQMNEPPGARARVGLTGLTVAEHFRDAEGQDVLLFIDNIFRFTQANSEVSALLGRIPSAVGYQPTLATDLGGLQERITTTKKGSITSVQAIYVPADDLTDPAPATTFAHLDATTVLSRQISELGIYPAVDPLDSTSRMLSPHVLGEDHYNTARGVQKVLQNYKNLQDIIAILGMDELSEDDKLTVARARKIQRFLSQPFHVAEVFTGAPGKYVELKESVKSFQGVLDGKYDDLPEQSFYMVGGIEEVIAKAEKIAKESAS, from the exons ATGGCGTCCCGCCGGGTCGTCTCCTCGCTCCTTCGCTCCGCCTCCCGCCTCCGTGCCGCCTCGCCCGCCGCGCCGCGCCCGCGCGGGGCGCCGCACCGCCCGTCCCCGGCCGGGTACCTCTTCAACCGCGCCGCCGCCTACGCCTCCGCCGCCGCGGCCCAGGTGGCGCCCGCCACCCCGCCGCCAGCCACCGGGAAGACCGGCGGCGGCAAGATCACCGACGAGTTCACCGGCGCCGGCGCCATCGGCCAGGTGTGCCAGGTGATCGGCGCCGTCGTCGACGTGCGCTACGATGAGGGCCTCCCGCCCATCCTCACGGCGCTCGAGGTGCTCGACAACGACATCCGCCTCGTGCTCGAGGTGGCGCAGCACCTTGGCGAGAACATGGTGCGCACCATCGCTATGGACGGCACGGAGGGGCTCGTCCGCGGCCAGCGCGTCCTCAACACTGGCTCCCCCATCACC GTGCCTGTTGGCAGGGCTACCCTTGGACGCATCATTAATGTTATCGGTGAGCCGATTGATGAGAAGGGTGATATAA CGACAAACCACTTCCTCCCTATCCATCGTGAAGCCCCTGCTTTCGTTGAGCAGGCCACTGAGCAGCAAATTCTTGTTACTGGAATCAAG GTCGTGGATCTTCTTGCACCCTACCAAAGAGGTGGAAAAATTGGTCTCTTCGGTGGTGCAGGAGTGGGTAAAACTGTGCTCATTATGGAGCTGATCAACAATGTTGCTAAGGCCCATG GTGGTTTCTCTGTGTTTGCTGGTGTTGGAGAACGTACCCGTGAAGGGAATGACCTGTACAGAGAAATGATTGAAAGTGGTGTCATTAAGCTAGGTGACAAGCAG AGTGAAAGCAAGTGTGCTCTTGTCTACGGGCAGATGAATGAGCCCCCGGGTGCTCGTGCTCGTGTTGGGTTGACTGGTTTGACTGTTGCTGAACATTTCCGTGATGCTGAAGGACAAGATGTGCTTCTGTTTATTGACAACATTTTCCGTTTCACCCAG GCAAATTCTGAGGTGTCTGCTCTTCTTGGACGTATCCCATCTGCTGTGGGATACCAGCCAACCCTTGCCACTGATCTTGGAGGACTGCAAGAGCGTATTACGACAACAAAGAAGGGTTCTATTACGTCTGTCCAGGCTATATATGTGCCTGCTGATGACTTGACAGATCCTGCTCCTGCTACTACCTTTGCCCATCTTGATGCTACAACTGTGTTGTCACGGCAG ATCTCTGAGCTTGGTATTTATCCTGCTGTCGATCCACTGGATTCCACATCAAGAATGCTTTCTCCCCACGTGCTGGGTGAGGATCATTACAATACTGCTCGTGGTGTTCAGAAGGTTCTTCAGAACTACAAAAATCTTCAGGATATTATTGCTATCTTGGGTATGGATGAGCTCAGTGAGGATGACAAGTTGACGGTCGCTCGTGCAAGAAAGATTCAGCGTTTCCTGAGCCAGCCTTTCCATGTCGCTGAAGTTTTCACAGGTGCTCCAGGGAAGTATGTGGAGCTGAAGGAAAGTGTGAAGAGTTTCCAG GGTGTTTTGGATGGCAAGTATGATGACCTCCCTGAGCAGTCATTCTACATGGTTGGAGGCATTGAGGAAGTCATTGCTAAGGCCGAGAAAATCGCCAAGGAGTCTGCTTCATAA
- the LOC103635301 gene encoding probable uridine nucleosidase 2, producing MVLLLVVAFGSQSTDRTEPLFDGADDTMAIFLALRSPELEVLGLTTTFGNVHTALATRNALHLVPPPTFLPLSPPTLLVCSTHSDRGSHLLLMCVLELEAVGRTDIPVAEGSHPTIKKATKLRIASFVHGSDGLRITSFVHGSDGHCGSRCGRSGRRRGL from the exons ATGGTGCTTCTTCTTGTTGTGGCGTTCGGATCGCAGTCCACTGACCGAACCGAACCACTGTTCGACGGAGCAGATGACACGATGGCCATCTTCCTGGCGCTGCGGTCGCCGGAGCTGGAGGTGCTGGGCCTCACCACTACCTTCGGCAACGTCCACACCGCCCTCGCCACGCGCAACGCGCTCCACCTGGTGCCGCCGCCTACCTTCCTTCCTCTCTCTCCCCCCACCCTGCTGGTCTGTTCCACCCACTCCGACCGCGGCTCACATTTGCTTCTGATGTGTGTGCTTGAGCTGGAGGCTGTTGGCAGGACTGACATCCCTGTGGCAGAGGGATCCCATCCAACGATCAAG AAAGCCACCAAGCTGAGGATCGCAAGCTTTGTCCACGGTTCAGACGGCCTGAGGATCACAAGCTTCGTCCACGGTTCAGACGGCCACTGCGGATCGAGGTGCGGCAGGTCGGGGCGCCGCCGCGGATTGTAG
- the LOC100278798 gene encoding uncharacterized protein LOC100278798, producing the protein MGNYLSCTLAKAPGPRPGGKRARVILPDGGVRQVALPATAAELMMDAPGHFLVHVHARGAGLGLGARLAALPADEELQLGAVYATFPMKRLGTPLAAPDLARLAAAAAREAHRSAKVASAAVVAAQPPEDAPRLRLEEMVDDAAAAEIAVTKHWASGARSRRPTLETIDEESYLSSR; encoded by the coding sequence ATGGGCAACTACCTGTCGTGCACGCTGGCCAAGGCGCCGGGGCCGAGGCCCGGCGGCAAGCGCGCGAGGGTGATACTCCCGGACGGCGGCGTCAGGCAGGTGGCGCTGCCGGCGACGGCGGCGGAGCTGATGATGGACGCGCCGGGCCACTTCCTCGTCCACGTCCACGCGCGCGGCGCGGGCCTCGGCCTCGGCGCGCGACTCGCCGCGCTGCCCGCGGACGAGGAGCTCCAGCTCGGCGCCGTCTACGCCACCTTCCCCATGAAGCGCCTGGGCACGCCGCTGGCGGCGCCCGACCTGGCgcgcctcgccgccgccgccgcccgggaGGCGCACCGGTCCGCCAAGGTGGCCAGCGCCGCCGTCGTCGCCGCGCAACCGCCGGAGGACGcgcccaggctgcggctggaGGAGATGGTggacgacgcggccgccgcggagaTCGCCGTCACCAAGCACTGGGCCAGCGGTGCCCGGTCCAGGAGGCCCACGCTGGAGACCATAGACGAGGAGAGTTACCTGTCGTCCAGATAG